A segment of the Calditerricola satsumensis genome:
CACCTGGCGTGTTTCAAACGGCTACACGGAGGGCGTTCACACCAAGATCAAGCTGCTCAAACGAATCAGCTACGGGTTCCGCAACCGCGAAATCTATGTGCGGAAGATGCTCCTCGCTTTTATGCCCTTGGCTTGGTTGACCTCACATCCACAGTTATTGACTTAG
Coding sequences within it:
- a CDS encoding transposase, producing WVKEQLRDVYRASNRDEAAAILDRVIFETQSASDAALMQWGRTLRRWREAILAYHTWRVSNGYTEGVHTKIKLLKRISYGFRNREIYVRKMLLAFMPLAWLTSHPQLLT